In the genome of Myxococcus stipitatus, one region contains:
- a CDS encoding AraC family transcriptional regulator: MRQKSDSLVQSSGGRPGLDVLADVLQGIHLRSRVHARYELTAPWGMRIERAPFPVFYAVMRGNCLLSAGDQELSLTGGDFVFLPAGAKFTLKDRRGSRVLPVEAIYATRQPVRCGGVLHHGGGGEAVTVLGGSFTFEGETLSPLVRHLPTLMHVKADDPASSRWLEPTLRFVASEIEARQPGYETVVSRLADVLFVQALRAHLESSSRDNGWLRALVDPRIGAVLQRVHEKPEAPWTLEGLARAASMSRSVFAERFKQLVGEPPLVYVGRWRMHRAMALMRARDTSVTEVARAVGYETESAFGKAFRRWVGMTPGAFRRSAAATPSPEGTPAASPSPSRRAG; this comes from the coding sequence ATGCGCCAGAAGTCCGATTCTCTCGTCCAATCGTCCGGAGGAAGGCCGGGGCTCGATGTCCTCGCGGACGTGCTTCAAGGCATCCACCTGCGCAGCCGCGTGCATGCCCGCTACGAGCTGACCGCGCCGTGGGGCATGCGCATCGAGCGTGCGCCCTTCCCCGTCTTCTACGCGGTGATGCGCGGCAACTGCCTGCTGTCCGCGGGCGACCAGGAGCTGTCGCTGACGGGCGGCGACTTCGTCTTCCTCCCCGCGGGGGCGAAGTTCACGCTGAAGGACCGGCGCGGCTCGCGCGTGCTGCCCGTGGAGGCCATCTACGCGACCCGCCAGCCGGTGCGCTGTGGCGGCGTGCTGCACCACGGAGGCGGTGGCGAGGCGGTGACGGTGCTGGGCGGCTCCTTCACCTTCGAGGGCGAGACGCTGAGCCCGCTGGTGCGGCACCTGCCGACGCTGATGCACGTGAAGGCGGATGACCCCGCGTCCTCGCGCTGGCTGGAGCCGACGCTGCGCTTCGTGGCCTCCGAAATCGAGGCCCGGCAACCGGGTTACGAGACGGTCGTCAGCCGGCTCGCGGACGTCCTCTTCGTCCAGGCCCTGCGTGCGCACCTGGAGTCCTCGTCCAGGGACAACGGCTGGCTGCGCGCCCTGGTGGACCCGCGCATCGGCGCGGTGCTCCAGCGGGTCCACGAGAAGCCCGAGGCCCCGTGGACGCTGGAGGGCCTGGCGCGCGCCGCGAGCATGTCCCGCTCGGTGTTCGCGGAGCGCTTCAAGCAGCTCGTGGGCGAGCCGCCCCTCGTCTACGTGGGCCGGTGGAGGATGCACCGGGCCATGGCGCTGATGCGGGCGCGCGACACCTCCGTGACGGAAGTGGCGCGCGCCGTGGGCTACGAGACGGAGAGCGCTTTTGGAAAGGCCTTCCGTCGCTGGGTGGGCATGACGCCTGGAGCGTTCAGGCGCTCCGCGGCGGCTACTCCATCGCCTGAGGGAACGCCGGCAGCTTCGCCATCTCCTTCGCGTCGTGCTGGATGA
- a CDS encoding NADPH:quinone oxidoreductase family protein produces MKAIRLHQFGGPEVLRLDDVPTPKPGEGEVRIRVSASGLNFTDLAQREGRLPGAPPMPFIPGMEVAGVVDAVGPSVEGLAAGTRVVALLPGQGAFATHAVAPAATTLRIPDAVSFEQAVCLPAQAPTALLGLREGARLRAGESVYIPSAAGGVGSLLVQVAKRMGASRVIGGVGRESKRALVSRLGADATVDTSRPDWPEQVREATRGLGADVVFVAGGGDLPGQGLRALAFRGRLVLYGAESMFGTQWSIEQMAGVMAQNQSITGFATFTLPFEPRHAALREALTLVERGELQPVIGQTFPLEAVARAHQALAERGTTGKVVIRVE; encoded by the coding sequence ATGAAAGCCATTCGCCTGCACCAGTTCGGTGGCCCCGAGGTGCTGCGCCTCGACGACGTCCCCACGCCCAAGCCCGGTGAGGGCGAGGTGCGCATCCGCGTGTCCGCCTCCGGCCTCAACTTCACGGACCTGGCGCAGCGAGAAGGACGCCTGCCCGGCGCGCCGCCCATGCCCTTCATCCCCGGCATGGAGGTCGCGGGCGTCGTGGACGCGGTGGGCCCTTCCGTCGAGGGACTCGCGGCGGGCACACGCGTCGTCGCCCTCCTCCCGGGGCAAGGGGCCTTCGCCACCCACGCCGTGGCTCCGGCCGCCACCACGCTGCGCATCCCCGACGCCGTGTCCTTCGAGCAGGCCGTCTGCCTCCCCGCCCAGGCCCCCACCGCGCTCCTGGGGCTGCGCGAGGGCGCGCGGCTGCGCGCGGGTGAGTCCGTCTACATCCCCTCCGCGGCGGGAGGCGTGGGCAGCCTGCTCGTGCAGGTGGCGAAGCGGATGGGGGCCTCGCGAGTCATCGGCGGGGTGGGCCGCGAGTCCAAGCGGGCGCTGGTGTCTCGACTGGGCGCGGATGCCACCGTGGACACGTCCCGCCCGGACTGGCCCGAGCAGGTCCGCGAGGCCACGCGAGGACTGGGCGCGGACGTCGTCTTCGTCGCGGGCGGCGGTGACCTTCCGGGGCAGGGCCTGCGAGCCCTCGCCTTCAGAGGACGGCTGGTGCTCTACGGCGCGGAGAGCATGTTCGGCACGCAGTGGAGCATCGAGCAGATGGCGGGGGTGATGGCCCAGAACCAGAGCATCACGGGCTTCGCCACCTTCACGCTGCCCTTCGAGCCCCGTCACGCCGCGCTCCGCGAAGCCCTCACCCTGGTCGAGCGCGGTGAGCTCCAGCCCGTCATCGGGCAGACCTTCCCGCTCGAGGCCGTCGCACGGGCCCATCAAGCCCTGGCCGAGCGAGGCACCACGGGCAAGGTCGTCATCCGCGTCGAGTAG
- a CDS encoding MASE1 domain-containing protein — protein MVINGLIRACARALRGRHLLEMLLVAGVYLAVARLGLSLATVAGNVTPVWPPTGVALAALLLRGPALWPGVFLGALLATSSTGVTLPTALGVAVGNTLASVLGAWLSRRMRMGTDLSRIRDVIVLCLGAGMVCTGVSSVVGPLLLWLGGTLPSEVMGHAVWVWWVGDLTGVLVVAPPLLVLSRPSWPRRLGEAVALASLTTVLGAGVFLFRALQPGLAYGASFLLFPMSAMAALRFGPRGAAAATLVISAVAIFGTVNGQGPFSSGNVAQDLLVLQLFIVVNAVTGQLLAAATEERRRAVERLQLLATTVRGVHEGVFIAEVVSPGKLHTVFANDALSLLLGRPREELLELDPCHLYGEQDSKLRQRVTDSVLAGESLCVEVSLPRRDGHLVSTEVLLSPVRATGRDVTHFVATHRDITATRELQARLVAAERVAAVGTLAAGVGHEINNPLAYLVLNLESAARALTEGGLLGARDAQAGVRGALEGAERIRLIVRDLQVFSRQGDQERTLVDLNALVPPAVRIISHALRHRARLVEEFGPVPRVLGSEARLGQVLLNLLVNAMQAVPEGNPSLHEVRVRTSTDASGRARVDVVDTGVGISAQVMSRIFEPFFTTKPTGEGTGLGLAICQQIVRNHGGELKVSSEVGKGSVFTMLLPAAPMQADVVSRPVARAKPPMPATARRGRVLVVDDEPRLAQSMRLLLEPYHDVVTTLRGGEALALVTAGHRFDVILCDLQMPEMDGAALYRRLGVMAPELTRRMVFISGGAYTAETRTFIETVPNLVLEKPVRPEVLMASVDAALDALAAEGKEEEDSVARAGGARH, from the coding sequence ATGGTCATCAACGGGCTGATTCGAGCCTGCGCGCGCGCGCTTCGCGGGCGGCATCTCTTGGAGATGCTGTTGGTGGCCGGCGTGTATCTCGCGGTCGCCCGGCTGGGGCTCTCCCTGGCCACGGTGGCGGGCAACGTCACCCCCGTGTGGCCGCCCACGGGCGTCGCCCTGGCCGCCCTCCTGCTGCGAGGCCCCGCGCTGTGGCCCGGCGTCTTCCTGGGCGCCTTGCTGGCGACCTCGTCCACCGGTGTGACGTTGCCCACCGCGCTGGGCGTGGCCGTGGGCAACACGCTGGCCAGCGTGCTGGGCGCGTGGCTGTCGCGGCGCATGCGCATGGGCACGGACCTGTCACGCATCCGCGACGTCATCGTGTTGTGCCTGGGCGCGGGGATGGTGTGCACCGGGGTGAGCTCGGTGGTGGGCCCGCTGCTCCTGTGGCTCGGTGGAACGCTGCCCTCCGAGGTGATGGGCCACGCCGTCTGGGTGTGGTGGGTGGGCGACCTGACGGGCGTGCTCGTGGTGGCGCCGCCGCTGCTGGTGCTGAGCCGTCCGTCCTGGCCGCGGCGGCTGGGCGAGGCCGTCGCGCTGGCGTCGCTGACCACCGTGCTGGGCGCGGGGGTCTTCCTGTTCCGCGCCTTGCAGCCGGGGCTCGCGTACGGGGCCAGCTTCCTGCTCTTCCCCATGTCGGCGATGGCCGCGCTGCGCTTCGGGCCTCGGGGCGCGGCGGCGGCGACGCTGGTCATCTCCGCCGTCGCCATCTTCGGCACGGTGAATGGCCAGGGGCCGTTCTCCTCGGGCAACGTGGCGCAGGACCTGCTGGTGCTCCAGCTCTTCATCGTCGTCAACGCCGTGACGGGCCAGCTGCTCGCGGCGGCGACCGAGGAGCGGCGGCGCGCGGTGGAGCGGCTCCAGCTCCTCGCCACCACGGTGCGCGGCGTCCACGAGGGCGTCTTCATCGCGGAGGTGGTGAGCCCCGGCAAGCTGCACACCGTGTTCGCCAACGACGCGCTCAGCCTGCTGCTGGGACGTCCTCGCGAGGAGCTGCTGGAGCTGGACCCGTGCCACCTCTACGGCGAGCAGGACTCCAAGCTGCGTCAGCGCGTGACGGACTCCGTGCTCGCGGGCGAGTCGCTTTGCGTGGAGGTGTCGCTGCCGCGCAGGGACGGCCACCTGGTGTCCACGGAGGTGCTCTTGTCACCCGTGCGCGCCACGGGCCGCGACGTGACGCACTTCGTGGCCACCCATCGCGACATCACCGCGACCCGGGAGCTCCAGGCGCGCCTCGTGGCCGCGGAGCGGGTCGCCGCGGTGGGGACCCTCGCGGCGGGTGTGGGGCATGAAATCAACAACCCGCTGGCCTACCTGGTGCTGAACCTGGAGTCCGCCGCGCGAGCGCTGACGGAGGGCGGGTTGCTCGGGGCGCGGGATGCGCAGGCCGGCGTGCGGGGCGCGCTGGAGGGCGCCGAGCGCATCCGGCTCATCGTCCGAGACCTCCAGGTGTTCAGCCGCCAGGGAGACCAGGAGCGGACGCTGGTGGACCTCAACGCGCTGGTGCCGCCCGCGGTGCGCATCATCAGCCACGCCCTGCGCCACCGCGCGCGGCTCGTCGAGGAGTTCGGCCCGGTGCCTCGGGTGCTGGGCAGCGAGGCGCGGCTGGGGCAGGTGCTGCTCAACCTGCTCGTGAATGCGATGCAGGCCGTGCCCGAGGGCAACCCGAGCCTGCACGAGGTGCGCGTGCGCACCAGCACGGACGCGTCCGGCCGGGCCCGGGTGGACGTGGTGGACACCGGCGTGGGCATCTCCGCCCAGGTGATGTCCCGCATCTTCGAGCCCTTCTTCACCACCAAGCCCACGGGCGAAGGCACCGGGCTGGGGCTGGCCATCTGCCAGCAGATTGTCCGCAACCACGGCGGCGAGCTGAAGGTGAGCAGCGAGGTCGGGAAGGGCTCCGTCTTCACCATGCTGCTCCCGGCGGCGCCGATGCAGGCGGACGTGGTGTCGCGCCCCGTGGCGCGCGCCAAGCCGCCCATGCCCGCCACGGCGCGGCGGGGCCGCGTGCTGGTGGTGGACGACGAGCCTCGGCTGGCGCAGTCCATGCGCCTGTTGCTGGAGCCCTACCACGACGTCGTCACCACGCTGCGAGGTGGCGAGGCCCTGGCGCTGGTGACCGCGGGCCATCGCTTCGACGTCATCCTGTGTGACCTGCAGATGCCGGAGATGGACGGCGCCGCGCTCTATCGCCGGCTGGGCGTGATGGCGCCGGAATTGACGCGGCGGATGGTGTTCATCTCCGGCGGCGCCTACACCGCCGAGACGCGGACCTTCATCGAGACGGTGCCCAACCTGGTGCTGGAGAAGCCCGTCCGGCCCGAGGTGTTGATGGCCTCCGTGGACGCCGCGCTGGATGCGCTCGCGGCCGAGGGCAAGGAGGAGGAGGACTCGGTGGCCCGCGCCGGAGGGGCGCGCCACTGA
- a CDS encoding putative glycolipid-binding domain-containing protein, giving the protein MHPPRFDSSRTRRCLRAWQWTRQDVAGSEYCELWELDEGWGLTGSVVLAEEGVPCLAEYAVEADARWLTREARILLRRGGASQSLVLRADAQRRWWRGDEEVPQFRGCTDVDLAFTPSTNTLPIRRLGLEVGQAQEVTAAWVRMPDLSLAPLPQRYTRLASTRYRYESGGGGFVADVETDELGLVTRYPPAWERVATADPDTGRGFR; this is encoded by the coding sequence ATGCACCCTCCGCGCTTCGATTCGAGCCGCACCCGCCGCTGTCTTCGTGCCTGGCAATGGACCCGACAGGATGTAGCGGGCAGCGAGTACTGCGAGCTGTGGGAGCTCGATGAGGGCTGGGGGCTGACGGGCAGCGTGGTGCTCGCGGAGGAGGGCGTGCCTTGTCTCGCGGAGTACGCCGTGGAGGCGGATGCGCGGTGGCTGACGCGAGAGGCGCGCATCCTCCTGCGCAGGGGCGGAGCCTCCCAGTCACTGGTCCTTCGAGCGGATGCGCAGCGGCGCTGGTGGCGCGGGGACGAGGAGGTGCCCCAGTTCCGAGGCTGCACCGACGTGGACCTTGCCTTCACTCCGTCGACGAACACGCTGCCCATCCGACGGCTGGGGCTCGAGGTGGGGCAGGCCCAGGAGGTGACGGCCGCGTGGGTGCGGATGCCGGACCTCTCGCTGGCCCCGCTGCCGCAGCGCTACACGCGCCTGGCGTCCACGCGCTATCGCTACGAGAGCGGGGGAGGGGGCTTCGTCGCGGACGTGGAGACGGATGAGCTGGGGCTCGTGACGCGATATCCGCCCGCATGGGAGCGCGTCGCGACGGCGGACCCCGACACGGGGCGTGGCTTTCGCTGA
- a CDS encoding HAD family hydrolase, with protein MQLRAVFFDLDGTLVDSLGDIADAMNHSLARHGLPTHPESAYRHFVGEGVRELARRAVPAGREDLAAAVLETYRPRYEAHLFDRTAAYPGILGMLAALAAQGVVMGVLSNKSDGPVKRLVERLLPEVPFRVVYGERQGVPRKPDPTAVLGMAAELDVAPAACGFVGDTAVDMLTARAAGMYGVGVTWGFRDAAELHANGARAVATTAEELLAALRSARP; from the coding sequence ATGCAGCTTCGTGCCGTCTTCTTCGACCTTGATGGGACCTTGGTGGATTCGCTGGGGGACATCGCGGACGCGATGAACCACTCCCTCGCGCGTCATGGCCTGCCCACGCATCCCGAGTCCGCCTACCGCCACTTCGTGGGAGAGGGCGTGCGGGAGCTGGCTCGCCGGGCGGTGCCCGCGGGGCGCGAGGACCTGGCGGCGGCCGTGCTGGAGACGTATCGCCCGCGCTACGAGGCGCACCTCTTCGACCGCACGGCGGCCTACCCCGGCATCCTCGGGATGCTCGCCGCGCTCGCGGCGCAGGGCGTGGTGATGGGGGTGCTGAGCAACAAGTCGGATGGCCCCGTGAAGCGGCTGGTGGAGCGGCTGCTGCCGGAGGTGCCCTTCCGCGTGGTGTACGGCGAGCGGCAGGGCGTGCCTCGCAAGCCGGACCCGACGGCGGTGCTGGGCATGGCGGCGGAGCTGGACGTGGCGCCCGCGGCGTGTGGCTTCGTGGGCGACACGGCGGTGGACATGCTCACGGCGCGCGCGGCGGGCATGTATGGCGTGGGCGTCACGTGGGGCTTCCGGGATGCGGCGGAGCTTCACGCGAACGGGGCCCGCGCGGTGGCGACGACGGCGGAGGAGCTGCTGGCGGCGCTGCGTTCCGCGCGGCCGTGA
- a CDS encoding biopolymer transporter ExbD → MAIKVPGKRYGKRLQHSRVFGHGAAHAKRSGYADLLITPLVDMFVIIVLFLIANFSATGEVLMMTKDIQLPEAVHVQEVEMHPVVMVSGEQVSVSGTIVGRVEDFSKDEYLNIPALEEKLRDMKKQFEDLHAMANDDANTFKGDINIQAHKDVEYSIIKRVMFSCATAGYNNINFAVLTTAGSDGATAAATH, encoded by the coding sequence ATGGCCATCAAGGTTCCAGGCAAGCGGTACGGCAAGCGTCTCCAGCACTCGAGGGTGTTCGGGCACGGCGCCGCGCACGCGAAGCGCAGCGGCTACGCGGACCTGCTCATCACTCCGCTGGTCGACATGTTCGTCATCATCGTGCTCTTCCTCATCGCGAACTTCTCCGCGACGGGCGAGGTGCTGATGATGACCAAGGACATCCAGCTCCCGGAAGCGGTCCACGTCCAGGAAGTGGAGATGCACCCGGTCGTCATGGTGTCCGGCGAGCAGGTCAGCGTGTCCGGCACCATCGTCGGTCGCGTGGAGGACTTCTCCAAGGACGAGTACCTCAACATTCCCGCGCTGGAGGAGAAGCTGCGGGACATGAAGAAGCAGTTCGAGGACCTGCACGCGATGGCGAACGACGACGCCAACACGTTCAAGGGCGACATCAACATCCAGGCCCACAAGGACGTGGAGTACTCCATCATCAAGCGGGTGATGTTCAGCTGCGCCACGGCGGGCTACAACAACATCAACTTCGCGGTGCTCACCACGGCGGGCAGTGACGGCGCCACGGCGGCCGCCACGCACTGA
- a CDS encoding ExbD/TolR family protein has protein sequence MAGGMDTGQGGKGGKKPLDAAINLTAFIDLMAVTISFLIMTAVWTQIGRLQVSQAGGPSTEEEPPPTETKTVQLTLLITPTELRLSADQSTFDPIPLTKDGKGKTDLSKLVARFKELKAQLPDQTAITLQPEDKVRYEDLVRIIDECIGSGLPQVSVSAAMG, from the coding sequence ATGGCCGGCGGAATGGACACAGGTCAAGGTGGCAAGGGTGGCAAGAAGCCGCTCGATGCCGCCATCAACCTGACCGCATTCATCGACCTGATGGCAGTGACCATCAGCTTCCTCATCATGACGGCCGTCTGGACACAGATTGGCCGACTTCAGGTGTCCCAGGCCGGAGGTCCCTCCACGGAGGAGGAGCCGCCCCCGACGGAGACCAAGACAGTGCAGTTGACGCTGCTCATCACCCCGACGGAGCTGCGGCTCTCGGCGGACCAGAGCACGTTCGACCCCATCCCCCTCACCAAGGACGGCAAGGGCAAGACGGACCTGTCCAAGCTGGTGGCGCGCTTCAAGGAGTTGAAGGCGCAGCTGCCAGACCAGACGGCCATCACCCTGCAGCCCGAGGACAAGGTCCGCTACGAGGACCTGGTCCGCATCATCGACGAGTGCATCGGCTCTGGGTTGCCCCAGGTGTCGGTGTCTGCGGCGATGGGCTAG
- a CDS encoding MotA/TolQ/ExbB proton channel family protein yields the protein MNLGFLTNLAVLANAGGPERGFFEEVARRWEAGQWGMYPIAACLVVALAIMVERSIVLFGKASINKEAFLRGLKKHIYAGDLDKAINYVAGQKSTPLTNVIKAGLMNVPKGQDEVQAALDEASLRETPRLEARSGYLAMLGNAAMLAGLLGTVSGLISCFEAVANVNPADKATILANGISEAMNCTGFGLVTAIPCLIAFSVLMGRTQSLVNDINETSVSVLNLIVANKDKFKNLNVPSARDHHDD from the coding sequence ATGAACCTGGGGTTTTTGACGAATCTGGCCGTGCTCGCCAACGCGGGTGGACCTGAGCGGGGCTTCTTCGAAGAGGTCGCCAGGCGTTGGGAGGCCGGTCAGTGGGGTATGTATCCCATCGCGGCCTGTCTGGTCGTTGCGCTGGCCATCATGGTCGAGCGCAGCATCGTGTTGTTCGGCAAGGCCTCCATCAACAAGGAAGCCTTCCTCCGCGGGCTCAAGAAGCACATCTACGCGGGTGACCTGGACAAGGCCATCAACTACGTGGCCGGCCAGAAGTCCACGCCGCTGACGAACGTCATCAAGGCGGGCCTGATGAACGTCCCCAAGGGCCAGGACGAGGTCCAGGCCGCGCTGGACGAGGCCTCCCTCCGTGAGACGCCGCGCCTGGAGGCCCGCAGCGGCTACCTGGCGATGCTCGGCAACGCGGCGATGCTCGCCGGTCTGCTCGGAACGGTGTCCGGTCTGATTTCCTGCTTCGAGGCCGTGGCCAACGTGAACCCGGCCGACAAGGCGACCATTCTCGCCAACGGTATCTCCGAAGCCATGAACTGCACGGGCTTCGGGCTGGTGACGGCGATTCCCTGCCTCATCGCCTTCTCCGTGCTGATGGGCCGCACCCAGTCGCTGGTCAACGACATCAACGAGACCAGCGTCTCCGTGCTCAACCTCATCGTCGCGAACAAGGACAAGTTCAAGAACCTGAACGTCCCCTCCGCTCGGGACCACCACGACGACTGA
- a CDS encoding bifunctional methionine sulfoxide reductase B/A protein, producing the protein MVSLVFAVLAACTQASSAAAPGNTSAQRSESAGAVKDSRRYEKPSDEELRRTLSPLAYDVTQKAATEPPFRNAYWNNHEEGLYVDAVTGEPLFSSRDKFDSNTGWPSFTRPVDASRIEETRDSSLGMERVEVRSKGGTHLGHLFDDGPKPLGTRYCINSASLRFVPVAALEKEGYGAWLKAFGREPASAAPAKTDVGKALAAAGVTETALLAGGCFWGMEDLLRKIPGVLQTDVGYTGGGLKSPTYQDVSSGETGHAESVRVVFDPKVLSFETLLEKWFFRMHDPTTLNRQGNDVGTQYRSAIFVMSDEQRRVAEAVKARVNASGKWNRPVVTQVVQAGEFTPAESYHQDYLVKNPGGYTCHYMRD; encoded by the coding sequence ATGGTGTCCCTGGTCTTCGCGGTGCTGGCGGCGTGTACCCAGGCGAGCAGCGCGGCGGCGCCCGGCAACACCTCCGCGCAGCGGTCCGAGTCCGCGGGCGCGGTGAAGGACTCCCGCCGCTATGAGAAGCCCTCGGACGAGGAGCTGCGCCGCACGCTCTCTCCGCTGGCGTACGACGTGACGCAGAAGGCGGCGACCGAGCCGCCGTTCCGCAACGCCTACTGGAACAACCACGAGGAAGGGCTCTACGTCGACGCCGTCACCGGCGAGCCGCTGTTCTCGTCGCGAGACAAGTTCGACTCGAACACGGGCTGGCCCAGCTTCACCCGGCCGGTGGATGCGTCACGCATCGAGGAGACGCGCGACTCGAGCCTGGGCATGGAGCGTGTCGAGGTCCGCTCGAAGGGCGGCACGCACCTGGGACACCTGTTCGACGATGGGCCGAAGCCCTTGGGCACGCGCTACTGCATCAACTCCGCGTCGCTGCGCTTCGTGCCGGTGGCGGCGCTGGAGAAGGAGGGCTACGGCGCGTGGCTGAAGGCGTTCGGCCGGGAGCCCGCGAGCGCGGCACCGGCGAAGACAGACGTGGGCAAGGCGCTGGCGGCCGCGGGTGTCACCGAGACGGCGCTGCTCGCGGGGGGCTGCTTCTGGGGCATGGAGGACTTGCTGCGCAAGATTCCGGGCGTGCTCCAGACGGATGTCGGCTACACGGGCGGCGGATTGAAGAGCCCGACGTATCAAGACGTGAGCTCGGGCGAGACAGGGCACGCGGAGTCGGTGCGCGTGGTGTTCGACCCGAAGGTGCTGAGCTTCGAGACGCTGCTGGAGAAGTGGTTCTTCCGCATGCATGACCCGACGACACTCAACCGGCAGGGCAACGACGTGGGGACGCAGTATCGCTCCGCCATCTTCGTGATGTCCGATGAGCAGCGCCGGGTCGCCGAGGCGGTGAAGGCTCGCGTCAACGCGTCCGGCAAGTGGAACCGGCCCGTCGTCACCCAGGTGGTTCAAGCAGGCGAGTTCACCCCCGCGGAGAGCTATCACCAGGATTATCTCGTGAAGAATCCCGGCGGATACACCTGCCACTACATGAGGGACTGA